In Sulfurisphaera javensis, a single genomic region encodes these proteins:
- the cdvA gene encoding cell division protein CdvA translates to MPISVDVLTKFVGQKIKDVYGRDVGSIIHVYTEIDGTVTGIEISYGNSFVTVSPDMIKMDGDSIVLLPEWKTEAIKILGYMEKIRRRQKALEELYSKQEIPKSMYDDMKRKLDSELLKLREEHTKLKSKLKTRLNEIEDQLAQIDKATISLKMSYISGELPEVAYKNSMEILRQSKESYTLERDDIKKTLDKLDGLDKEGIDIKPSPSLTTQQEQPTKTDNNKSEVPLPIPVRVINTL, encoded by the coding sequence ATGCCAATTTCAGTTGATGTATTAACGAAGTTTGTTGGGCAAAAGATTAAAGATGTATATGGTAGGGACGTTGGTAGTATAATACACGTATATACTGAAATTGACGGAACAGTAACTGGCATAGAAATCTCTTACGGTAATTCATTTGTTACTGTTAGCCCTGACATGATAAAAATGGACGGAGATTCAATAGTATTATTACCAGAATGGAAAACTGAAGCCATAAAGATTTTAGGCTATATGGAGAAAATAAGAAGAAGGCAGAAAGCCTTAGAAGAGTTATACTCAAAACAAGAAATTCCAAAGAGTATGTATGACGATATGAAAAGAAAGCTAGATTCTGAATTACTAAAATTAAGAGAAGAACATACAAAATTGAAAAGTAAATTAAAGACAAGATTGAATGAAATTGAAGATCAACTAGCTCAAATTGATAAAGCTACAATCTCACTAAAGATGAGTTATATTTCTGGTGAATTACCAGAAGTAGCTTATAAGAATTCTATGGAAATTTTGAGACAATCAAAAGAAAGTTATACGTTAGAAAGGGATGATATAAAGAAGACTTTAGATAAATTGGATGGTTTGGATAAAGAGGGAATAGATATTAAGCCTTCTCCCTCATTAACTACGCAACAAGAGCAACCTACAAAAACGGATAATAACAAATCGGAAGTACCATTGCCAATACCAGTAAGGGTAATAAATACTTTGTAA
- the cdvB gene encoding cell division protein CdvB — MFDKISSFFNNDRKRKAQLGKVITEISLKLKDQQDRLDEAIRRLRERDKELYEKVIRAQIEGDMAKATIYAQEISDIRKMIKIIYTAFLAIEKVRIKLDTVQELQGVSLVLLPVMKVLGQLKDQIRGIAPEVAIALDSITSSVNSIAVETGALSEKTVVPTVIDEEAQKILNETKKMAEDKLKELLPELPYPPSDTPYSRKQPIEIKHEQTKPKKKPTEEDLLNYIRQTGGFLDVEHFCKIYDVEKDEVFDLLKSLAAKGLVTLEG, encoded by the coding sequence ATGTTTGATAAGATTTCATCATTTTTTAACAATGACAGAAAACGTAAGGCACAATTAGGCAAAGTTATCACAGAAATATCTTTGAAATTAAAGGACCAACAAGATAGGCTTGATGAAGCAATTAGACGACTGCGAGAAAGAGATAAAGAACTATATGAAAAAGTAATAAGAGCTCAAATAGAAGGAGATATGGCTAAAGCAACAATATATGCTCAAGAAATTTCAGACATAAGGAAAATGATCAAAATAATTTACACTGCTTTCTTAGCTATAGAAAAAGTAAGAATAAAATTAGACACTGTACAAGAACTACAAGGCGTTTCGTTAGTATTATTACCAGTAATGAAAGTTTTAGGACAGCTAAAGGATCAGATTAGAGGTATAGCCCCAGAAGTTGCAATTGCATTAGATTCAATAACGAGTAGTGTGAATAGCATTGCTGTTGAAACTGGAGCGCTGAGTGAAAAGACCGTAGTACCGACAGTAATTGATGAGGAGGCACAAAAAATATTAAATGAAACTAAAAAAATGGCAGAAGATAAACTAAAAGAACTGTTGCCAGAATTACCCTATCCGCCAAGTGATACCCCATATTCTAGGAAACAACCAATAGAAATAAAACATGAACAAACTAAACCTAAGAAGAAACCCACAGAAGAAGATTTGCTTAATTACATAAGACAAACTGGTGGATTCTTAGATGTAGAACACTTTTGTAAAATATATGATGTAGAGAAAGATGAGGTCTTTGACTTACTTAAATCGCTAGCAGCTAAGGGTTTAGTAACTTTAGAAGGGTGA
- the cdvC gene encoding cell division protein CdvC, with amino-acid sequence MSAQAMLEEMARKYAINAVKADKEGKAEDAINNYKKAIEVLSQLIALYPDSPSIKVYEQMIAEYKKRIEVLKEAVPASGSDSKQVDIEDLIVKEKPKVSFKDIVGLNDVKEALKEAIVYPSKRPDLFPLGWPRGILLYGPPGCGKTMIAAAVANEIDSYFIQVDAASIMSKWLGEAEKNVAKVFNKAREISKKEGKPVIIFIDELDALLGIYSSENGGEVRVRNQFLKEMDGLQDKSENFKVYVIGATNKPWRLDEPFLRRFQKRIYVRLPDFQQRLALLQYYTSKIKMENVDLNKIAEMTEGYTASDIKDIVQAAQIRVVKEMFVNNLNEPRPVTMEDFIEVIKIRKPSVNQEMIKAYEAWHEKFKAL; translated from the coding sequence ATGTCAGCTCAAGCAATGTTAGAAGAAATGGCTAGAAAATATGCTATAAATGCTGTAAAAGCTGACAAGGAAGGAAAGGCAGAGGATGCAATAAACAACTATAAAAAGGCAATAGAAGTGCTTTCACAATTAATTGCATTATACCCAGATTCTCCATCTATTAAAGTTTATGAGCAGATGATAGCGGAATACAAAAAAAGAATAGAAGTATTAAAGGAAGCAGTTCCAGCAAGTGGCAGTGATTCAAAGCAAGTTGACATCGAGGATCTTATAGTTAAGGAGAAACCTAAAGTTTCCTTTAAGGATATTGTAGGTCTTAATGACGTAAAAGAGGCATTAAAAGAGGCTATAGTTTATCCTAGCAAAAGGCCAGATCTGTTCCCATTAGGATGGCCTAGAGGGATACTATTATATGGTCCTCCAGGGTGTGGTAAAACAATGATAGCTGCAGCTGTAGCTAATGAAATAGACTCCTATTTCATACAAGTAGATGCTGCTTCCATAATGTCAAAATGGTTAGGCGAAGCAGAGAAAAATGTAGCAAAAGTATTTAATAAGGCTAGAGAAATAAGCAAGAAAGAAGGAAAACCAGTAATAATATTTATCGATGAACTTGATGCGTTATTAGGAATTTACAGTAGTGAAAACGGTGGTGAAGTTAGGGTTAGAAATCAATTCCTAAAAGAGATGGATGGTTTACAAGATAAGTCAGAGAACTTTAAAGTTTATGTTATAGGAGCTACAAATAAACCTTGGAGATTAGATGAACCTTTCTTAAGAAGATTCCAAAAAAGAATATATGTAAGACTTCCAGATTTCCAACAAAGATTAGCATTACTTCAATATTATACATCAAAGATTAAGATGGAAAACGTTGATTTGAATAAAATTGCTGAAATGACAGAAGGATATACAGCCAGTGATATTAAGGACATTGTTCAAGCTGCTCAAATAAGAGTAGTTAAGGAAATGTTCGTTAATAACTTAAATGAGCCAAGACCCGTAACGATGGAGGATTTCATTGAGGTAATCAAAATTAGAAAGCCAAGTGTTAACCAAGAAATGATTAAAGCTTATGAGGCATGGCATGAGAAGTTTAAAGCTTTATGA